The proteins below come from a single Bremerella alba genomic window:
- the purQ gene encoding phosphoribosylformylglycinamidine synthase I, which produces MAQPKALLIRSPGTNCDQETAYAFEQSGAAADRVHLNRLLEKPELLHDYQILALSGGFSYGDDISAGRIVGSQFRHHLMDAVKKFHDDGKLILGICNGFQILIKTGLLLADDEQGLPASTLAWNDCHMFQDRWVNLKTSGNKCVFLQDIDQMYLPVAHAEGRFVARNEETLNRLEAAGQLCLTYSANREGEDDVTFPDNPNGAQRHVAGVCDETGRIFGLMPHPERYIDRTHHPRWTRGEGTDPGEGLKLFQNAVAFFG; this is translated from the coding sequence ATGGCTCAGCCCAAAGCCTTATTGATTCGCTCGCCTGGAACCAATTGCGACCAGGAAACCGCCTATGCTTTCGAGCAGTCAGGTGCCGCCGCCGATCGCGTGCACTTGAACCGCTTGTTGGAAAAGCCCGAGCTGCTGCACGACTATCAGATCCTCGCCCTCTCAGGCGGGTTCAGCTATGGCGACGACATCTCGGCCGGCCGCATTGTGGGCAGTCAGTTCCGTCATCATCTGATGGATGCCGTCAAAAAGTTTCACGACGACGGCAAGCTGATCCTGGGCATCTGCAATGGGTTTCAGATCTTGATCAAAACGGGCCTACTACTGGCCGACGACGAGCAAGGCCTGCCTGCCAGCACCCTGGCCTGGAACGACTGTCACATGTTTCAGGATCGTTGGGTAAACCTGAAAACATCCGGCAACAAGTGCGTCTTCCTGCAAGACATCGACCAGATGTATCTGCCGGTCGCCCATGCCGAAGGACGTTTTGTCGCTCGCAACGAAGAGACACTCAACCGCCTGGAAGCAGCCGGCCAGCTATGTCTCACTTACTCTGCCAATCGCGAAGGGGAAGACGACGTCACCTTCCCCGATAACCCCAACGGTGCCCAGCGTCACGTGGCCGGCGTGTGCGACGAAACAGGCCGCATCTTCGGCCTTATGCCCCACCCCGAACGCTACATCGACCGAACCCATCACCCCCGCTGGACCCGCGGCGAAGGCACCGACCCCGGCGAAGGGTTGAAGCTATTCCAGAACGCCGTGGCGTTCTTTGGGTAA
- a CDS encoding type II toxin-antitoxin system RelE/ParE family toxin: MPGSRAELIKSPQCLIDLFEIAKYLADQHPELGHRFLIRAEETMNLLASNPLIGESFVIPGEPNLRAKLIREFKRYVIYYRSSTERVVVVRVLHGSRDTKNELTQG; encoded by the coding sequence GTGCCGGGTAGTCGTGCGGAATTGATCAAGTCGCCACAGTGCTTGATCGATCTCTTTGAAATCGCGAAGTATCTCGCCGATCAGCATCCGGAATTGGGACATCGATTTCTCATCCGAGCCGAAGAAACGATGAATCTGCTTGCATCGAACCCATTAATTGGCGAATCGTTCGTGATCCCAGGCGAACCGAATTTACGTGCCAAGTTGATCCGCGAGTTTAAGAGATACGTTATCTATTATCGAAGTTCTACCGAACGCGTTGTGGTCGTTCGTGTTCTGCATGGAAGTCGAGATACGAAAAACGAACTCACTCAGGGGTGA
- a CDS encoding ABC transporter permease produces the protein MLKNIVLLLLILAIFGVTSFFVPTFASVYNLDIMARWTGLYGIMALGAAFVIIAGGIDLSMGSMVALIGVQFGILVNDQQMNPYMAMVIVLVGAMLIGLGYGLLITKLKLQPFVVTLCGLLVLRSVARYLAHDEKISNFVSPADGTDISFLTSSDFLWIPLPLWMLLILGIVSALVLNKTTFGRYLKALGNNEQAARYSGINTDWITIAAYMVCSLMAGISAILFAIDLNSVGPNEAGTFYELYAIAAAVLGGCSLRGGTGSVLGVILGTAILRELYQAIETLQVSELEGTVIGIVILAGVIADEIIRRVVDARRRKQEAGAASG, from the coding sequence ATGCTTAAAAATATTGTTCTGTTGTTGTTGATTCTGGCCATCTTCGGCGTGACTTCGTTCTTTGTGCCGACGTTCGCCAGTGTCTACAATCTCGACATCATGGCCCGCTGGACCGGTCTTTATGGGATCATGGCGTTGGGGGCTGCGTTTGTGATCATCGCCGGTGGCATCGATCTTTCGATGGGGTCGATGGTTGCTCTGATTGGTGTGCAGTTCGGCATCTTGGTCAACGACCAGCAAATGAATCCCTACATGGCGATGGTCATTGTGTTGGTCGGCGCCATGCTAATCGGGCTCGGGTACGGGCTTCTGATTACGAAGTTGAAGCTTCAGCCATTCGTGGTCACGTTGTGCGGATTGCTTGTGCTGCGAAGTGTTGCCAGGTATTTGGCGCACGACGAAAAGATCTCGAACTTCGTCAGCCCCGCCGACGGCACCGACATCAGCTTCCTGACCTCAAGTGATTTCCTTTGGATTCCGTTACCACTTTGGATGCTGCTGATCTTGGGAATCGTCTCAGCGTTGGTGCTTAACAAAACGACCTTCGGACGTTACCTCAAGGCGCTTGGCAACAACGAACAGGCAGCCCGGTATAGTGGGATCAACACCGACTGGATCACGATCGCGGCCTACATGGTTTGTTCGTTGATGGCTGGCATCTCGGCCATTCTGTTTGCCATCGACTTGAACAGCGTCGGCCCGAACGAAGCAGGGACCTTCTACGAACTGTACGCGATCGCCGCGGCCGTGCTCGGCGGTTGCAGTCTTCGCGGCGGCACCGGCTCGGTCCTGGGGGTTATCTTGGGAACCGCCATCCTACGCGAGCTGTACCAGGCCATCGAAACGCTGCAAGTTTCGGAATTGGAAGGGACCGTCATCGGCATTGTGATCTTAGCCGGAGTAATCGCCGACGAAATCATCCGCCGCGTGGTCGATGCGAGAAGACGCAAACAAGAAGCCGGGGCGGCAAGCGGGTAG
- a CDS encoding sugar ABC transporter ATP-binding protein, producing MNASSPPFLEVERISKRFPGVKALSEVSLQVGAGESIAVIGENGAGKSTLMKILAGIQSPDSGTIRVEGKSVDIRGVNSAQELGIALIHQELNLCDNLSVADNIYLGREPKRLGWIDQAEANALSRKYLEQVGLKIDPRKLLAELSIGQQQLVEIAKALSCNAKLLIMDEPTSSLSAREVERLFEVIQSLRASGVSIVYISHRLSEVHRVCDRVVALRDGHNSGELARDEICHENMVRLMVGRDLDQFYAHQPVPPGEVVLKVTKVRTHAHPGHEISFQLQAGEIVGLAGLVGAGRTELLETLFGIHPPKGGAIEVSGKPAAIRSPRDAIAHEIFLVPEDRKQQGLVLPMDVGQNTTLPGLHRLSFLSWVDPRKEQHLAEEMVKRMRVKTPSTRQIIQYLSGGNQQKVVIAKWLAMHPKILLLDEPTRGIDVGAKHEIYELMEELARKGVAIVFVSSEMEEILGMADRVLVMHEGAMSGELSRDQLSEEAVMHLATGQQLTTV from the coding sequence ATGAACGCGTCATCCCCTCCGTTTTTAGAAGTCGAGCGAATCTCGAAACGCTTTCCCGGCGTCAAGGCTTTATCCGAAGTCTCGCTGCAGGTTGGTGCTGGCGAGTCGATTGCTGTCATCGGCGAAAATGGGGCGGGCAAAAGCACGCTCATGAAAATCTTGGCTGGCATCCAATCGCCAGACTCGGGCACGATTCGCGTGGAAGGGAAATCGGTCGACATTCGCGGCGTCAACAGCGCACAGGAACTGGGGATCGCGTTGATCCACCAAGAATTGAATCTGTGCGATAACCTCTCGGTCGCCGACAATATCTATCTTGGCCGCGAACCGAAGCGGCTCGGGTGGATCGATCAGGCTGAAGCCAACGCACTGTCACGCAAGTACCTGGAACAAGTCGGGCTGAAGATCGACCCTCGCAAACTGTTGGCCGAACTTTCGATTGGGCAACAGCAACTGGTTGAAATCGCCAAGGCCCTTTCCTGCAACGCGAAGTTGTTGATCATGGACGAGCCGACCTCCAGCCTTTCGGCCCGCGAGGTCGAGCGGTTGTTCGAGGTGATCCAATCGCTGCGAGCTTCCGGCGTGAGTATCGTTTATATCTCGCATCGGTTGAGCGAAGTGCACCGTGTGTGCGACCGTGTTGTCGCGCTGCGCGATGGCCATAACAGTGGAGAACTGGCCCGCGACGAGATCTGCCACGAGAACATGGTTCGCCTGATGGTTGGCCGCGACTTAGATCAGTTCTATGCCCACCAACCGGTGCCGCCAGGCGAAGTGGTATTGAAGGTGACCAAGGTCCGCACGCATGCGCATCCCGGTCATGAAATTAGTTTTCAACTGCAAGCCGGCGAAATCGTAGGCCTGGCCGGGCTAGTCGGGGCAGGGCGGACGGAATTGCTGGAGACCCTCTTTGGCATTCATCCGCCCAAGGGTGGAGCGATCGAGGTCTCAGGCAAGCCAGCCGCGATCCGGTCTCCCCGAGATGCCATTGCCCACGAGATATTTCTCGTGCCGGAAGATCGCAAGCAACAGGGTCTCGTCCTGCCGATGGACGTCGGGCAGAACACCACGCTGCCGGGGCTGCATCGTCTGTCCTTTCTTTCGTGGGTCGATCCGCGAAAAGAGCAACACCTGGCCGAAGAGATGGTCAAGCGGATGCGGGTTAAGACACCCAGCACGCGGCAGATCATTCAATACCTGAGCGGCGGCAACCAGCAGAAGGTGGTCATCGCGAAGTGGTTGGCCATGCACCCCAAGATTTTGCTTTTGGACGAACCAACACGCGGGATCGATGTGGGCGCGAAGCACGAAATTTACGAGCTGATGGAAGAGTTGGCCCGCAAAGGGGTGGCAATCGTGTTCGTTTCGAGTGAAATGGAAGAGATCTTGGGAATGGCCGACCGCGTGCTGGTGATGCACGAAGGGGCCATGTCTGGGGAACTGTCACGCGACCAACTCAGTGAAGAGGCGGTCATGCATCTGGCCACCGGTCAGCAGTTGACGACCGTCTAA
- a CDS encoding substrate-binding domain-containing protein: MNRLPKLLLVLLVATTFASCRAKTENQAAGSGGYEFPIEAGKYRILGIRTDNTDHARAKQNAESAIANNPNLKAMVGLWAYNPPMILSAVEGAGKTGEIQVIGFDEDPITLKGIEDGKVHGTVVQQPFVFGYKSVEFLSALARGQSLDIPDSNLIFVPFKSIRRDNVEEFQAELNRIKAGNGTPPPHNKPDYDTSEKVKIAFLTNTVDPFWNYAEEGVRVAEPIFNAECEVYHPPNGSQEEQKRFIERKIGDGSQALAMSPSSPASQTGLINKAVEAFDGNVICHDSDAPSSERKFYIGTHNYLAGREVGRLVKEAIPDGGDVMIFVGMMEQLNAQERSAGVIDELMDKPIPADIAKYMPKEEAPAPKKPAEEPSAEPSAEPTPMKEESSTEAES; the protein is encoded by the coding sequence TTGAATCGTCTTCCCAAATTGCTGCTGGTTTTGTTGGTCGCCACGACGTTTGCCAGTTGCCGCGCCAAGACCGAAAATCAGGCAGCCGGCAGCGGTGGTTACGAGTTCCCGATTGAAGCGGGCAAGTATCGGATTCTCGGGATTCGCACCGACAATACCGACCATGCCCGGGCCAAGCAGAACGCCGAATCGGCGATCGCCAACAATCCGAATTTGAAAGCGATGGTCGGGCTGTGGGCTTATAACCCGCCGATGATCTTGAGTGCTGTCGAAGGGGCTGGCAAGACAGGCGAAATTCAGGTCATCGGTTTCGACGAAGACCCGATCACGCTCAAGGGAATTGAAGACGGCAAAGTGCACGGCACGGTCGTTCAGCAGCCGTTTGTCTTTGGCTACAAGTCGGTCGAGTTCCTCTCGGCTTTGGCCCGCGGCCAGTCGCTTGATATTCCCGATAGCAATTTGATCTTCGTGCCGTTCAAGTCCATTCGCCGAGACAACGTCGAAGAGTTTCAGGCCGAACTCAACCGCATCAAAGCTGGCAACGGAACGCCACCTCCGCACAACAAGCCAGACTACGATACGAGCGAGAAAGTAAAGATCGCCTTCCTGACCAACACGGTCGATCCTTTCTGGAACTATGCCGAAGAAGGTGTTCGCGTCGCCGAGCCGATTTTCAATGCCGAGTGCGAAGTTTATCATCCGCCCAATGGTTCGCAGGAAGAGCAGAAGCGATTCATCGAACGCAAGATCGGCGACGGCAGCCAGGCGTTGGCTATGAGCCCAAGCTCGCCGGCAAGCCAAACCGGCTTGATCAACAAAGCGGTCGAGGCGTTCGACGGTAACGTGATCTGTCACGACTCGGACGCACCCAGCAGCGAGCGCAAGTTTTATATCGGCACGCATAACTATCTCGCCGGCCGAGAAGTGGGCCGCCTGGTAAAGGAAGCCATTCCTGACGGCGGCGATGTGATGATCTTTGTTGGCATGATGGAGCAGCTCAATGCCCAGGAACGCAGTGCCGGTGTGATCGACGAGTTAATGGACAAGCCCATCCCTGCAGACATCGCCAAGTACATGCCTAAAGAGGAAGCCCCTGCCCCGAAGAAACCGGCAGAGGAACCTTCTGCCGAGCCCTCTGCCGAGCCAACGCCGATGAAGGAAGAATCCTCGACGGAAGCGGAGAGCTAG
- a CDS encoding arylsulfatase, which yields MSIYRCLPLAIIAFLGFAVSAHAEDKKPNILLIVSDDTGFGDLGPYGGGVGRGMPTPNIDRMAAEGMTFFSFYAQPSCTPGRAAMQTGRIPNRSGMTTVAFQGQGGGLPKAEWTLGSVLKTAGYQTYFTGKWHLGEADYALPNAHGYDEMEHCFLYHCNAYTYGDPTWFPDMDPKLREMFDKVTKGSMSGKAGEPAKQDWKVNGQYVDTPEKGVVGIPFMDKYVEQSGIKFLEQAAKNPEKPFFINVNFMKVHQPNLPAPEFKHKSLSKSNYADSVVELDTRIGHILDKLRELKLDENTLVFYTTDNGAWQDVYPDAGYTPFRGTKGTVREGGNRVPAIAMWPGKIKSGVRNHDIVGGLDLMATFASTAGIELPKNDKEDKPIYFDSVDMTPILTGSGKGERDSWFYFTEDELTPGAARVRNYKAVFNLRGDDGQETGGLAVDTNLGWKGAKAYVATVPQIFDLYQDPQERYDIFMNNYTERTWTMVTFNDAIVKLMKTYVEYPPRKLQSETYTGPITLSGYQRFKYIRDQLNKEGVKIGLPTGN from the coding sequence ATGAGTATTTACCGCTGTTTGCCTTTGGCGATTATCGCCTTCCTGGGATTTGCCGTATCGGCCCATGCCGAGGACAAGAAACCGAACATTTTGTTGATCGTCTCGGACGATACTGGCTTCGGAGATCTGGGCCCGTACGGTGGCGGCGTCGGTCGCGGCATGCCGACCCCCAACATCGACCGGATGGCCGCCGAAGGGATGACCTTTTTCTCGTTTTATGCTCAGCCAAGCTGCACCCCAGGGCGTGCCGCAATGCAGACGGGGCGTATTCCTAATCGCAGCGGAATGACAACAGTGGCGTTTCAAGGCCAAGGGGGCGGTTTGCCTAAGGCCGAATGGACGCTCGGTTCGGTCTTGAAGACGGCCGGCTATCAAACCTATTTCACCGGCAAATGGCATTTGGGCGAAGCCGATTACGCGTTGCCCAACGCCCACGGTTACGACGAGATGGAGCACTGCTTCCTCTATCACTGCAACGCCTACACCTATGGCGATCCGACCTGGTTCCCCGACATGGATCCTAAGCTGCGCGAGATGTTCGACAAGGTCACCAAAGGATCGATGTCTGGCAAAGCTGGCGAGCCTGCCAAGCAAGACTGGAAGGTCAACGGTCAGTATGTCGACACGCCTGAAAAGGGTGTCGTGGGCATTCCCTTCATGGACAAGTACGTCGAGCAATCGGGTATCAAGTTTTTGGAGCAAGCGGCCAAGAACCCCGAGAAGCCGTTCTTCATCAACGTCAACTTCATGAAGGTCCATCAGCCCAACCTGCCGGCCCCAGAATTCAAGCACAAGTCGCTGTCGAAGTCGAACTACGCTGACTCGGTGGTCGAACTAGACACACGCATCGGCCACATCCTCGACAAACTGCGTGAGCTGAAGCTGGACGAGAACACCTTGGTCTTCTACACGACCGACAACGGTGCCTGGCAAGACGTCTACCCCGACGCCGGCTACACGCCATTTCGTGGCACCAAGGGTACCGTTCGTGAAGGTGGTAACCGTGTGCCAGCCATCGCCATGTGGCCAGGCAAAATCAAGTCAGGCGTTCGCAACCATGACATCGTGGGCGGCTTAGACCTGATGGCCACGTTTGCCTCGACAGCTGGCATTGAGTTGCCCAAGAACGACAAAGAGGACAAACCGATTTACTTCGACAGCGTCGACATGACACCGATTCTGACCGGAAGCGGCAAAGGCGAACGTGATTCGTGGTTCTACTTCACCGAAGACGAACTGACACCAGGGGCTGCCCGGGTTCGTAATTACAAGGCCGTGTTCAACCTGCGTGGCGACGACGGTCAAGAAACAGGCGGCTTGGCCGTCGATACCAATCTTGGCTGGAAGGGTGCCAAGGCTTACGTGGCGACCGTGCCGCAGATCTTCGACCTTTATCAAGATCCGCAAGAACGCTACGACATCTTCATGAACAACTACACCGAACGCACCTGGACGATGGTCACGTTCAACGATGCGATCGTGAAGTTGATGAAGACCTACGTCGAGTACCCGCCACGCAAATTGCAAAGCGAAACGTACACCGGGCCGATCACGCTCTCGGGCTATCAGCGCTTCAAGTACATTCGCGATCAATTAAACAAAGAGGGCGTCAAAATCGGATTGCCGACCGGCAACTAA
- a CDS encoding GDSL-type esterase/lipase family protein, whose product MPHHLRLLLALTFAVGMLSASPLAAQEANRFAIPETNDGIQGDGPVRRYDWFRNLWQARRSNWSKQIEKDQNAVVFLGDSITQGWGDNMGGSFGDMKVANRGISGDTTRGMLLRLEEDVLSLNPKAVVMLMGTNDLEENAEPETIAANVKLIIEALKKHDPEMPIILCKVFPSSAKKSRPADKIKKINELYEQLAHGDSQVIVLETWLPFANEQGDAKTEEFPDLLHPNKAGYATWAAALTPIFATLGFVETEADSFEPEPGFESLFNGKDLTGWKFKANPERKGKKVNIAWPVFEEDIVFDGQTESVDGRYQAINDRIVVTTPAEGRRIQQMWTTREFPGDFVLKLEFRATPNADSGVFLRKPQLQCRDYPIAGPYKNLKNYKPQDWNELVVTVTGNTARCTCNGEVLEEAFKLPETGPIGLEGDRGQMEYRRIRVKETK is encoded by the coding sequence ATGCCGCACCACCTTCGCTTACTTCTCGCCTTGACTTTCGCTGTTGGCATGTTGAGTGCATCGCCACTGGCAGCCCAAGAGGCCAACCGTTTCGCCATCCCTGAAACCAACGATGGCATTCAGGGAGACGGCCCTGTCCGTCGTTACGATTGGTTCCGCAATCTCTGGCAGGCTCGTCGGAGCAACTGGTCGAAGCAGATCGAAAAGGACCAAAACGCCGTCGTCTTTTTGGGCGATTCGATCACCCAAGGTTGGGGCGACAACATGGGTGGCAGCTTCGGTGACATGAAGGTCGCCAATCGCGGCATCAGTGGCGACACAACCCGTGGTATGCTATTGCGTTTGGAAGAGGATGTCCTCTCCCTAAATCCCAAAGCCGTGGTCATGCTGATGGGCACCAACGACCTGGAAGAAAACGCCGAGCCGGAAACCATCGCGGCGAACGTGAAGTTGATTATCGAGGCGCTTAAAAAGCACGACCCCGAGATGCCCATCATCTTGTGCAAGGTCTTTCCTAGCTCTGCCAAAAAGAGCCGCCCTGCCGACAAGATCAAAAAGATCAACGAACTTTACGAGCAACTCGCTCATGGTGATTCTCAGGTGATCGTCCTCGAAACGTGGCTTCCTTTCGCCAACGAACAGGGCGATGCCAAGACCGAAGAGTTCCCCGACCTGCTGCATCCCAACAAGGCCGGCTACGCGACGTGGGCCGCCGCGCTGACGCCTATCTTTGCCACGCTCGGCTTTGTCGAAACCGAAGCCGATTCGTTCGAGCCAGAACCAGGCTTCGAGAGCCTTTTCAATGGCAAAGACCTTACCGGCTGGAAGTTCAAAGCCAACCCCGAACGCAAAGGCAAGAAGGTCAACATTGCCTGGCCTGTCTTTGAAGAAGACATCGTCTTCGACGGTCAGACCGAAAGCGTCGATGGTCGTTACCAAGCGATCAACGATCGTATCGTCGTCACCACGCCTGCCGAAGGTCGCCGCATTCAACAGATGTGGACCACACGCGAGTTCCCCGGCGACTTCGTTTTGAAGCTCGAATTCCGGGCTACTCCCAACGCTGACAGTGGCGTCTTCCTGCGTAAGCCTCAGTTGCAATGCCGCGACTACCCCATCGCCGGTCCTTATAAAAACCTGAAGAACTACAAGCCGCAAGACTGGAACGAGTTGGTCGTCACCGTCACCGGCAACACGGCTCGCTGCACCTGCAATGGCGAAGTCCTCGAGGAAGCGTTCAAGCTGCCAGAGACCGGACCCATTGGCCTGGAAGGAGATCGCGGGCAAATGGAGTATCGCCGAATTCGCGTGAAGGAAACGAAGTAG
- a CDS encoding OsmC family protein, whose protein sequence is MTIKRRGSAVWSGGLKDGKGGLTTESGALSNYTYGFSARFEGQKGSNPEELIGAAHAGCFTMALSMILGEAGLTAEKMETSAEVALEKVDDGFAITSIHLALTGKVPGATKEQFEELAGKAKAGCPVSKVLDTKITLDVTFEA, encoded by the coding sequence ATGACAATCAAGCGACGTGGTTCGGCAGTGTGGAGCGGTGGTCTGAAAGATGGCAAAGGTGGCCTTACGACCGAGAGTGGAGCCCTCAGCAACTACACTTACGGATTCTCGGCCCGATTTGAAGGGCAGAAAGGGAGCAATCCTGAAGAGCTGATCGGCGCGGCTCATGCCGGCTGCTTCACGATGGCCCTCTCGATGATTCTCGGCGAAGCAGGCCTCACGGCCGAGAAGATGGAGACTTCGGCCGAGGTCGCCCTGGAAAAGGTCGACGATGGTTTCGCGATCACGTCGATTCACTTGGCCCTGACCGGCAAGGTGCCTGGGGCCACGAAAGAGCAGTTCGAAGAACTAGCCGGCAAAGCGAAAGCTGGGTGTCCCGTTTCGAAGGTGCTCGATACCAAGATCACCTTAGACGTGACCTTCGAAGCGTAG
- a CDS encoding arylsulfatase: MSSISSCSLFCRSLLASLCLLGTTFHAANAEDSSSPASGSPAATTTISGKQLPAPNAKFGGDIKHDALSSKPWWAPRIVPPKQAPNVLLIITDDAGFGVPSTFGGVIPTPTMDRIAKNGLRYNNIHSTALCSPTRAALITGRNHHSAGFGVISEQSTGFPGYNSIIAEDKSTIGRILQDNGYSTAWFGKDHNTPAFAASQVGPFDQWPTGMGFEYFYGFVGGDANQWQPNLFRNTTQIYPFEGKENWNLVTAMSEDAIDYIHRMDQIDPSKPFFIKYAPGATHAPHHPTKEWVDKIREMHLFDDGWNKLRERIFENQKRLGVIPADTKLEPWPSDVIKDWDDCTPEEKKLFIRQVEVFAAYAAYNDHEIGRVVQAVEDIGKLDNTLIIYINGDNGTSAEGGPLGTPNEVAFFNGLNMLPVDVQMKWYDVWGTEETYNHMSAGWSWAFDTPFTWFKQNASKLGGIRQNMAISWPARIKDHGGMRHQFCHVIDIVPTILEVSGIPAPETVDGIPQAPIEGTSLAYTFDTANADAPSQHKTQYFEMMGQWALYHEGWLLSTKVNRAPWEAFGVANADPLNNQVLELYDLTTDFSQSNNIADQHPDKVKALKQVFIEEANKYQVFPLDASVGARLVAPRPNITAGRTEFTYTRAMTGLPQGDSPMLLNSSYTITAEIEVPKEGAEGMILTSGGRFAGYGFYLLEGKPTFLWNLLDLKRVKWQASKPLAPGTHTVSFDFKYDGLGVGTLAYNNMSGLGRPGTGTLLVDGEKVQTIEMDKSIPMILQWDESFDIGSDTLTGVNDKDYLPPFPLTAKLNKLTIKVDRPKLSPEDIKKLESAKRENSSSE; the protein is encoded by the coding sequence ATGAGCAGCATCTCTTCTTGCAGTCTATTTTGTCGCTCTCTTCTCGCTAGTCTATGTTTACTCGGAACCACGTTTCACGCGGCCAATGCCGAAGATAGTTCGTCCCCAGCGAGTGGTTCGCCGGCGGCGACGACGACGATCAGCGGCAAGCAACTTCCGGCTCCTAATGCAAAGTTCGGCGGCGACATCAAACACGATGCGCTCAGCTCGAAGCCTTGGTGGGCACCCCGGATTGTGCCGCCCAAGCAGGCCCCGAATGTCTTGTTGATCATTACCGACGACGCCGGCTTTGGCGTGCCCAGCACGTTCGGCGGTGTGATTCCGACTCCGACGATGGACCGGATCGCCAAGAACGGTTTGCGTTACAACAACATCCACTCCACCGCGTTGTGCTCGCCTACCCGGGCAGCGCTGATCACCGGTCGCAATCATCACTCGGCAGGCTTCGGTGTTATCTCCGAGCAATCGACCGGGTTCCCGGGTTACAACAGCATCATCGCCGAAGACAAAAGCACCATCGGGCGAATCTTGCAGGACAACGGTTACTCGACGGCTTGGTTCGGCAAAGACCACAACACGCCAGCGTTTGCGGCCAGCCAGGTTGGCCCGTTCGATCAATGGCCGACCGGCATGGGCTTTGAATACTTCTACGGTTTCGTTGGCGGCGACGCCAATCAGTGGCAACCGAACTTGTTTCGCAATACGACTCAAATTTATCCTTTCGAGGGTAAAGAGAATTGGAATCTTGTCACGGCCATGTCGGAAGATGCCATCGACTACATCCACCGCATGGACCAAATCGATCCGAGTAAACCTTTCTTCATCAAATACGCCCCAGGGGCAACGCATGCTCCCCATCATCCGACCAAGGAGTGGGTCGATAAGATTCGCGAGATGCACCTGTTTGACGATGGCTGGAACAAACTGCGTGAACGTATCTTCGAGAATCAAAAACGACTGGGCGTCATTCCGGCCGATACCAAGCTCGAGCCTTGGCCGAGCGATGTGATCAAGGACTGGGACGACTGCACGCCGGAAGAGAAAAAGCTCTTCATCCGTCAGGTCGAAGTCTTTGCCGCGTATGCCGCATACAACGACCATGAAATCGGCCGTGTCGTTCAAGCGGTCGAAGACATCGGCAAGCTCGACAACACGCTGATCATCTATATCAACGGCGACAACGGGACCAGCGCCGAAGGTGGCCCGCTAGGAACCCCCAACGAAGTCGCCTTCTTCAATGGTCTGAACATGCTGCCGGTCGATGTGCAGATGAAGTGGTACGACGTGTGGGGCACCGAAGAAACCTACAACCATATGTCGGCTGGTTGGTCGTGGGCTTTCGATACTCCCTTTACCTGGTTCAAGCAAAACGCGTCGAAGCTGGGTGGTATTCGGCAAAACATGGCCATCTCGTGGCCTGCCCGAATCAAAGATCACGGCGGCATGCGGCATCAGTTCTGCCATGTGATTGATATCGTTCCGACGATACTGGAAGTCTCCGGCATTCCGGCCCCGGAAACGGTCGACGGCATCCCTCAGGCCCCCATCGAAGGAACGAGCCTGGCTTACACGTTCGACACGGCCAACGCCGATGCCCCTTCGCAGCACAAAACGCAGTACTTTGAAATGATGGGCCAATGGGCCCTCTATCACGAAGGCTGGCTGCTAAGCACGAAGGTCAATCGGGCCCCTTGGGAGGCGTTTGGTGTTGCCAACGCCGATCCTCTCAACAACCAAGTGCTGGAACTTTACGACCTGACAACCGACTTCAGTCAGTCTAACAACATCGCCGATCAGCACCCTGACAAAGTCAAAGCGCTGAAGCAGGTCTTTATCGAAGAGGCCAACAAGTACCAGGTCTTCCCGTTGGATGCCTCGGTTGGTGCCCGGCTTGTTGCTCCGCGGCCTAATATCACGGCAGGCCGGACCGAGTTCACCTACACCCGCGCGATGACGGGTCTCCCGCAAGGCGACTCGCCGATGCTTCTTAACTCGTCGTATACCATTACGGCAGAGATCGAAGTTCCGAAGGAAGGTGCCGAAGGAATGATCCTGACTTCCGGCGGTCGATTCGCTGGATACGGCTTTTATCTCCTGGAAGGCAAACCGACGTTTCTTTGGAATCTGCTCGATCTGAAACGGGTCAAATGGCAGGCCAGCAAACCGCTGGCACCCGGCACGCACACCGTCTCGTTCGACTTCAAGTACGACGGCCTGGGCGTGGGGACGTTGGCCTACAACAACATGAGCGGGCTGGGTCGTCCCGGAACCGGCACATTGCTGGTCGATGGAGAAAAGGTTCAGACCATCGAGATGGACAAATCAATCCCCATGATTCTGCAATGGGACGAGTCGTTCGACATCGGATCCGATACGCTCACCGGGGTCAATGATAAAGACTATCTTCCCCCGTTTCCTTTGACGGCCAAGCTCAATAAGCTCACCATCAAGGTCGATCGACCCAAGCTCTCGCCTGAGGACATCAAGAAGCTAGAGTCCGCTAAACGCGAGAACAGTTCTAGCGAATAG